The Deinococcus wulumuqiensis R12 genome has a window encoding:
- a CDS encoding glutaredoxin family protein: protein MSRLPLLTLYHRPGCHLCEQAQAHLDELGFVYRPHDISGDAALTALHGDHIPVLALGERVLLRGVLSRSRLSTLKLRLLRELG from the coding sequence ATGTCCCGTCTGCCTCTCTTGACCCTGTACCACCGCCCCGGCTGCCACCTGTGCGAGCAGGCGCAGGCGCACCTGGACGAACTCGGCTTTGTCTACCGCCCCCACGACATCAGCGGCGACGCGGCCCTGACTGCCCTTCACGGCGACCATATTCCGGTGCTGGCGCTGGGCGAGCGCGTGCTGCTGCGCGGCGTGCTGAGCCGCTCCCGACTGAGCACGCTCAAGCTGCGCCTGCTGCGTGAGCTGGGCTAA